In Stenotrophomonas sp. 610A2, one DNA window encodes the following:
- a CDS encoding acetyl-CoA hydrolase/transferase C-terminal domain-containing protein, which produces MPHHVTDLDAAVDWLLSNIQGPLRIGAPLALGKPHRLLNALYARIEHDPARPLQLYTALSLNPPKAKGDGLEARFMRPFVERHFGADFPRLAYSDAIARDALPAHVQVEEFYMQSGALLRSTQAQRYYTSLNYTHAADAVAQRAPNAIVQKVAYREGSHQLSLSCNNDITQDTLDAIAKRGLPKPFLIAEIDPQLPWLGGSAAVDPEFFDLVITPPGPYPRLFGLPRQPVSDADYAIGLYASTLVRDGGTLQIGIGTLADALSHALVLRHTDNARYRQILHALDPQIAEHPLVHEAGGLGPFEIGLYGCSEMLNEGFRKLVQTGVIWRKVHDDLGLMQRLADGTASNGDRGRLAREGEYLHGAFYLGSAEFYDWLRNLPDAERAAIGMRRISEINQLYGGNEALERLQRRDARFFNSCMIASALGAAASDALEDGRVVSGVGGQYNFVAMAHALPDARSVLMFRAVREDGGKPQSNVRWNYGHTTIPRHLRDVFVNEYGIADLRNLTDEDCVVAMTSITDAAFQPGLLEQAKTSKKLAANFVAPTHWQQNRAELLKATLAPFRADGSLPDYPLGSDFDAVEQDLVRALGWLKSATATPMGKLRTVVAALRQAPAENDAMYMQRMGLERPASFGERLNAGLLRVGLARTAGKA; this is translated from the coding sequence ATGCCCCATCACGTGACCGACCTCGACGCCGCCGTGGACTGGCTGCTGAGCAACATCCAAGGCCCACTGCGCATTGGCGCCCCACTGGCGCTGGGCAAACCGCATCGTTTGCTCAATGCCTTGTACGCGCGTATCGAACACGATCCGGCGCGGCCGCTGCAGTTGTATACCGCCTTGTCGTTGAACCCGCCGAAGGCGAAGGGCGATGGACTGGAAGCGCGCTTCATGCGCCCGTTCGTCGAACGCCACTTCGGCGCTGACTTCCCGCGCCTTGCCTACTCCGATGCCATCGCCCGCGATGCATTGCCTGCACATGTGCAGGTAGAAGAGTTCTACATGCAATCCGGTGCGCTGCTGCGGTCGACGCAGGCGCAGCGCTATTACACCAGTCTCAACTACACGCATGCCGCCGATGCCGTGGCGCAGCGCGCGCCGAATGCAATCGTGCAGAAAGTGGCCTACCGCGAAGGCAGCCACCAGCTATCGCTGTCATGCAACAACGACATTACCCAGGACACACTGGATGCCATCGCCAAGCGCGGCCTGCCCAAGCCCTTCTTGATCGCCGAGATCGATCCGCAGCTGCCGTGGCTCGGCGGTAGCGCCGCGGTCGATCCGGAGTTCTTCGATCTGGTGATCACCCCGCCCGGCCCTTACCCGCGGCTGTTTGGCCTGCCGCGGCAGCCGGTCAGCGATGCCGACTACGCCATCGGCCTGTACGCCAGCACCCTGGTGCGCGACGGCGGCACCTTGCAGATCGGCATCGGCACACTGGCCGACGCGCTCAGCCATGCGCTGGTGTTACGGCATACCGACAACGCACGCTACCGGCAGATCCTGCATGCGCTGGATCCGCAGATCGCCGAGCACCCGCTGGTGCATGAGGCAGGTGGACTTGGGCCGTTCGAGATCGGCCTGTATGGCTGCAGCGAGATGCTCAACGAGGGCTTCCGCAAGCTGGTGCAGACCGGTGTGATCTGGCGCAAGGTGCATGACGACCTTGGCCTGATGCAGCGCCTGGCCGACGGCACTGCCAGCAACGGTGACCGCGGCCGACTTGCGCGCGAAGGCGAGTACCTGCATGGCGCCTTCTATCTGGGCTCAGCCGAGTTCTACGACTGGCTGCGCAATCTCCCCGATGCCGAACGCGCCGCCATCGGCATGCGCCGCATCAGTGAGATCAACCAGCTCTACGGCGGCAACGAGGCCTTGGAACGCCTGCAGCGCCGCGATGCGCGCTTCTTCAACTCCTGCATGATCGCCAGCGCACTCGGCGCGGCGGCATCGGATGCATTGGAAGATGGCCGCGTGGTCTCCGGCGTCGGTGGCCAGTACAACTTCGTGGCGATGGCACATGCCCTGCCCGATGCGCGCAGCGTGTTGATGTTCCGCGCCGTGCGCGAGGATGGCGGCAAGCCACAATCCAATGTGCGCTGGAACTACGGGCACACCACCATTCCCCGCCATCTGCGCGATGTCTTCGTCAACGAGTACGGCATTGCCGACCTGCGCAACCTGACCGACGAGGATTGCGTGGTCGCGATGACCAGCATCACCGATGCTGCATTCCAACCGGGACTATTGGAGCAAGCCAAAACCTCGAAGAAGCTGGCTGCGAACTTCGTTGCGCCCACGCATTGGCAACAGAACCGCGCCGAGCTGCTCAAGGCAACGCTGGCCCCGTTCCGCGCCGATGGCAGCCTGCCCGACTATCCGCTCGGCAGTGATTTCGATGCCGTCGAGCAGGATCTTGTGCGTGCCTTGGGTTGGCTGAAATCTGCCACTGCGACGCCAATGGGCAAGCTACGCACCGTGGTCGCAGCCTTGCGCCAAGCGCCCGCCGAGAACGATGCGATGTATATGCAGCGGATGGGACTGGAGCGGCCTGCCAGTTTTGGTGAACGGCTCAATGCCGGATTGCTGCGGGTTGGTCTGGCGCGGACTGCGGGGAAAGCTTGA
- the tkt gene encoding transketolase → MTQPTRRQLANAIRFLAADAVEAAKSGHPGMPMGMADIAEVLWNDYLRHNPNNPKWFNRDRFVLSNGHGSMLHYALLHLSGYDLPIEELKAFRQLGSRTAGHPERHETPGVETTTGPLGQGLANAVGFALAEKLLSQRYNRPEFEVVDHRTWVFMGDGCLMEGISHEAASLAGTWGLNKLVCFWDDNNISIDGEVEGWFTDDTPARFESYGWNVVRGVDGHDPESIKAGIEQALSQFDKPTLICCKTTIGFGSPNKAGQESSHGAPLGKDELEATRKALNWSYGPFEIPEEIYAGWRAGGTGTLRQAEWEQLFDKYAAQFPADADELTRRSHGELPADFIAQADAYIAQVQAEAPNIASRKASQNAIQAFAPLLPEIIGGSADLAGSNLTLWKGAQTVVGEDPHANYVHYGVREFGMSAIANGLALHGGFLPFDATFLVFSDYARNALRMSALIPAHVIHVFTHDSIGLGEDGPTHQPVEHVSSLRYIPNNDVWRPCDAAESAVSWKAAIVRKDGPSCLIFSRQNLAPQPRTAEQVQQIERGGYVLADAAGTPDVILIGTGSEVGLAVAAKAELDAAGIKTRVVSMPCTDVFDRQDAAYRESVLPNAVRKRVAVEAGVTGFWRQYVGLDGAVIGLDTFGASAPADKLYKHFGITTEAVVAAAKAQIKG, encoded by the coding sequence ATGACGCAGCCCACCCGCCGCCAGTTGGCGAACGCCATCCGTTTCCTTGCCGCTGATGCGGTAGAAGCCGCCAAGTCCGGTCATCCCGGCATGCCGATGGGCATGGCCGATATCGCCGAAGTGCTCTGGAACGACTATCTCCGTCACAACCCGAACAACCCGAAGTGGTTCAACCGCGACCGTTTCGTGCTGTCCAACGGTCACGGCTCGATGCTGCACTACGCGCTGCTGCACCTGAGCGGCTACGACCTGCCGATCGAGGAACTGAAGGCTTTCCGCCAGCTGGGCAGCCGCACTGCCGGCCACCCGGAACGTCATGAAACCCCGGGCGTGGAAACCACCACCGGCCCGCTGGGTCAGGGCCTGGCCAATGCCGTGGGTTTCGCGCTGGCTGAAAAGCTGCTGTCGCAGCGCTACAACCGCCCGGAATTCGAAGTCGTCGACCACCGCACCTGGGTGTTCATGGGCGACGGCTGCCTGATGGAAGGCATCTCGCACGAAGCCGCATCGCTGGCCGGTACCTGGGGCCTGAACAAGCTGGTTTGCTTCTGGGACGACAACAACATCTCCATCGACGGTGAAGTGGAAGGCTGGTTCACCGACGACACCCCGGCACGCTTCGAGTCCTATGGCTGGAACGTGGTGCGTGGCGTCGACGGCCATGATCCGGAAAGCATCAAGGCCGGCATCGAGCAGGCGCTGTCGCAGTTCGACAAGCCGACCCTGATCTGCTGCAAGACCACCATTGGTTTTGGTTCGCCGAACAAGGCCGGCCAGGAATCCAGCCACGGCGCACCGCTGGGCAAGGACGAACTGGAAGCTACCCGCAAGGCGCTGAACTGGTCGTATGGCCCGTTCGAGATTCCGGAAGAAATCTACGCTGGCTGGCGCGCTGGCGGCACCGGCACCCTGCGCCAGGCCGAGTGGGAGCAGCTGTTCGACAAATACGCTGCACAGTTCCCGGCCGACGCCGACGAACTGACCCGCCGTTCGCACGGCGAACTGCCGGCTGACTTCATTGCCCAGGCCGATGCCTACATCGCCCAGGTGCAGGCCGAAGCGCCGAACATCGCCTCGCGCAAGGCCTCGCAGAACGCCATCCAGGCCTTCGCACCGCTGCTGCCGGAAATCATTGGCGGCTCGGCTGACCTGGCCGGTTCCAACCTGACCCTGTGGAAGGGTGCGCAGACCGTGGTCGGCGAAGACCCGCATGCCAACTACGTGCACTACGGCGTGCGTGAGTTCGGCATGAGCGCGATTGCCAATGGCCTGGCCCTGCACGGCGGTTTCCTGCCGTTCGACGCCACCTTCCTGGTGTTCAGCGACTACGCCCGCAATGCGCTGCGCATGAGCGCGCTGATCCCGGCGCACGTCATCCACGTGTTCACCCACGACTCGATCGGCCTGGGCGAAGACGGCCCGACCCACCAGCCGGTGGAGCATGTGTCCTCGCTGCGCTACATCCCCAACAACGATGTGTGGCGTCCCTGCGATGCGGCCGAATCGGCGGTCAGCTGGAAGGCTGCGATCGTCCGCAAGGACGGCCCGAGCTGCCTGATCTTCAGCCGCCAGAACCTGGCCCCGCAGCCGCGTACGGCCGAGCAGGTGCAGCAGATCGAACGCGGTGGTTACGTGTTGGCTGACGCCGCCGGTACTCCGGACGTGATCCTGATCGGCACCGGTTCGGAAGTGGGTCTGGCCGTGGCTGCCAAGGCCGAACTGGACGCTGCCGGCATCAAGACCCGCGTGGTGTCGATGCCGTGCACCGACGTGTTCGATCGGCAGGACGCTGCTTACCGCGAGTCCGTGCTGCCGAACGCCGTGCGTAAGCGCGTTGCGGTCGAAGCCGGTGTCACCGGTTTCTGGCGCCAGTACGTGGGCCTGGACGGTGCTGTCATCGGTCTGGACACCTTCGGCGCATCGGCCCCGGCCGACAAGCTGTACAAGCACTTCGGCATCACCACCGAAGCGGTTGTGGCAGCAGCCAAGGCACAGATCAAGGGCTGA
- a CDS encoding dicarboxylate/amino acid:cation symporter: MANAAKTNAKMPFHWKIGIGFGFGLLLGLIVHLVSPDADWVHTVTTYVTTPVSGLFLSLIFMLIVPLIFSALVMGVSEMGDIRSLGRIGWKSLAYTVVLSGLAVLIGLVLVNLFQPGAGVDPNVAAKLLAENAERSKAIVAGAGTAPKGLDMLLSIVPDNVLDAASDNGKILSLMFFALMMGIGMVLSPAEKVATLRKAIEGLFEISMTLINLVIRLAPYAVACFMFNLAAIFGFDLLVKLGAYVGVVVLALAVHMFVSYGIAVKLAGRSPIKFFRETQEATVMAFSTASSNATLPTALRVADQMGFPHKVSRFVLTVGATANQNGTALFEGVTVIFLAQFFGVDLSIGQQFMVMVVCILGGIGTAGVPSGSLPVVALICAMVGVNPAGIGLILGVNHFLDMCRTALNVTGDLALTTLVARGESDDSIGRHHQQE; encoded by the coding sequence ATGGCCAATGCAGCCAAGACCAACGCCAAAATGCCGTTCCACTGGAAAATAGGGATCGGCTTCGGCTTCGGTCTGCTGTTGGGCCTGATCGTGCACCTCGTCAGTCCAGACGCGGACTGGGTGCACACGGTCACCACCTATGTGACCACGCCGGTATCCGGGCTGTTCCTGAGCCTGATCTTCATGCTGATCGTGCCGCTGATCTTCTCGGCGCTGGTGATGGGCGTGTCGGAGATGGGCGATATCCGCTCGCTGGGCCGCATCGGCTGGAAGTCGCTGGCCTACACCGTCGTGCTGTCTGGCTTGGCCGTCCTGATCGGCCTGGTGCTGGTCAACCTGTTCCAACCCGGCGCTGGCGTCGACCCGAACGTGGCCGCCAAGCTGCTGGCCGAAAACGCCGAGCGCAGCAAGGCGATCGTGGCTGGTGCCGGCACCGCGCCCAAGGGCCTGGACATGCTGTTGTCGATCGTTCCCGACAACGTGCTCGACGCGGCGTCTGACAACGGCAAGATCCTGTCGCTGATGTTCTTCGCGTTGATGATGGGCATCGGCATGGTGCTGTCACCGGCCGAAAAGGTCGCCACCCTGCGCAAGGCGATCGAGGGCCTGTTTGAGATCTCGATGACCCTGATCAACCTGGTCATCCGCCTGGCGCCGTACGCCGTGGCCTGCTTCATGTTCAATCTGGCCGCCATCTTCGGCTTCGATCTGCTGGTCAAGCTGGGTGCCTATGTGGGCGTGGTGGTGCTGGCATTGGCTGTGCACATGTTCGTCAGCTACGGCATCGCGGTGAAGCTGGCCGGGCGCTCGCCGATCAAGTTCTTCCGTGAGACGCAGGAAGCCACGGTGATGGCGTTCTCCACCGCGTCCTCCAACGCGACCCTGCCGACCGCCCTGCGCGTGGCCGACCAGATGGGCTTCCCGCACAAGGTTTCGCGCTTTGTACTGACCGTGGGCGCTACCGCCAACCAGAACGGCACCGCGCTGTTCGAGGGCGTGACGGTGATCTTCCTGGCGCAGTTCTTCGGTGTCGACCTGAGCATCGGCCAGCAGTTCATGGTGATGGTGGTCTGCATCCTCGGTGGCATCGGTACCGCCGGTGTGCCGTCCGGCTCGTTGCCGGTGGTGGCGCTGATCTGTGCCATGGTCGGCGTCAATCCGGCCGGTATCGGCCTGATTCTGGGTGTGAACCACTTCCTGGACATGTGCCGTACCGCGCTGAACGTGACCGGTGACCTGGCCCTGACCACCCTGGTGGCGCGTGGCGAGAGTGACGACAGCATCGGCCGGCATCACCAGCAGGAGTGA
- a CDS encoding BatD family protein, with product MKKNHTGSAMQLWLLLALLAFTGLLQAQTRAWLDRDSIKQNESVTLTIETDQSGSPDYAPLEANFVLGAQNSSRQLQMGGGASRNYAQYAVALTPRRTGMLDIPALRVGGGSTTPLLVKVDEAPVASSDGNALAFIETEVDDKQPYVQQSVGVVVRLYFATQLASGELVLDTPAAASLQRIGDDRTSVREVGGRRYNVVERRFLLIPERSGPLQIAGARFSGQGAGGFFDDFFGRDNGQLSARGPDQTLQVRATPADAPQPWLPLKSLQLRYTAAPNSGRTGEAIAIEVEAIANGATKAQFPELPVPSLGDSAQVFAEPPQYDETFEGSSPQLKLTRRYSIVPQQAGALSVPGIQMQWWDVATGQVRTTSLPALALQVAQGSNTAMVAPPLVQPAAVGASALPTGNALAASQEVTNNWLWPALAAGFALLWLATLIWGLSRRRSVILGHASLGSPAADATARFGIADLRRALDAGSLDEVAQILAAMGGVDGLDAVVAKLDDPAQRDALQRMQRARWGGEGDVGAARAQLREVFKAGPRWRHAAVVEKPLLDPLYPGQS from the coding sequence ATGAAAAAGAATCACACGGGCAGCGCCATGCAGCTGTGGCTGTTGCTTGCTCTGCTGGCCTTCACTGGCCTGTTGCAGGCACAGACCAGGGCCTGGTTGGACCGCGACAGCATCAAGCAGAACGAGTCGGTCACGCTGACCATCGAAACCGACCAGTCGGGCAGCCCGGACTATGCACCGCTGGAAGCCAACTTCGTGCTGGGTGCACAGAACAGCAGCCGCCAGCTGCAGATGGGCGGTGGCGCCTCGCGCAACTACGCCCAGTACGCGGTGGCGCTTACGCCGCGCCGCACCGGCATGCTCGACATCCCGGCGCTGCGCGTGGGTGGCGGCAGCACCACGCCCTTGTTGGTGAAGGTGGACGAGGCACCGGTCGCAAGCAGCGACGGCAACGCCTTGGCCTTCATCGAGACCGAGGTGGATGACAAACAGCCCTACGTGCAGCAGAGCGTAGGCGTGGTGGTTCGGCTGTACTTCGCCACCCAGCTGGCGTCTGGCGAACTGGTGCTGGATACCCCGGCTGCCGCGTCGCTGCAGCGCATCGGCGATGACCGTACCTCCGTGCGCGAAGTCGGCGGACGCCGCTACAACGTGGTCGAGCGTCGCTTCCTGTTGATTCCCGAGCGCAGCGGTCCCTTGCAGATTGCTGGTGCCCGTTTCAGCGGGCAGGGTGCGGGTGGCTTCTTCGATGACTTCTTCGGCCGCGACAATGGCCAGCTCAGTGCCCGTGGCCCCGACCAGACCTTGCAGGTGCGCGCGACACCGGCCGATGCGCCGCAGCCGTGGTTGCCGCTGAAGAGCCTGCAATTGCGCTATACCGCCGCGCCCAACAGCGGACGTACCGGTGAAGCCATTGCCATTGAAGTAGAGGCGATTGCCAACGGTGCCACCAAGGCCCAGTTCCCGGAATTGCCGGTCCCCTCGCTGGGTGACAGCGCGCAGGTGTTCGCCGAACCCCCGCAATACGATGAGACTTTCGAGGGCTCCAGCCCGCAGCTGAAGCTGACCCGCCGTTACTCGATCGTGCCGCAGCAGGCCGGCGCGCTGAGCGTGCCGGGCATACAGATGCAGTGGTGGGACGTGGCCACCGGACAGGTGCGTACCACCTCGCTGCCGGCGCTGGCGCTGCAGGTTGCGCAGGGCAGCAACACCGCCATGGTCGCGCCGCCGCTGGTGCAACCGGCAGCGGTTGGGGCTTCGGCATTGCCCACGGGCAATGCCCTGGCCGCCTCGCAGGAGGTGACGAACAACTGGCTATGGCCTGCGCTGGCTGCGGGTTTCGCCTTGTTGTGGCTGGCTACGCTGATCTGGGGCCTGTCGCGCCGGCGTAGCGTTATTTTGGGTCATGCCTCGCTTGGCTCGCCGGCCGCTGACGCGACTGCGCGCTTCGGCATCGCCGATCTGCGTCGCGCGCTGGACGCTGGGAGCCTGGACGAGGTGGCACAGATCCTTGCCGCAATGGGCGGGGTGGACGGGTTGGATGCGGTGGTCGCGAAATTGGACGACCCAGCCCAGCGCGATGCCCTGCAACGCATGCAGCGTGCGCGCTGGGGCGGCGAGGGCGATGTGGGCGCAGCCCGTGCCCAGCTACGCGAGGTATTCAAGGCCGGTCCGCGTTGGCGGCACGCCGCAGTGGTGGAAAAACCCTTGTTGGACCCTCTCTATCCAGGACAAAGCTGA
- a CDS encoding VWA domain-containing protein, which yields MINWQDLHFLRPEWLWALLLVPAALAGSWWRRRRSARWHDAVDPHLLAQLLSDGGKRGWWGSVVLALGLVLAVLALAGPSWRQLEQPLWESKTPLVIVMDLSSSIRATDLPPSRLLQARAKLAALLRERKGGEVALIAFAYEPFTVAPLTDDAANVALFLDALAPEVMPADGQRPDKALLWAGDLLKQSGARNGEILLLSDHADAAAVAEAGKLRVAGYRVSAIGLGSLQGASYRDPRGAIEQAHLDEASLRALAAAGGGGYQRIATTSADLQALGVLEPQAGAQDREQQASAGKQWQDEGYWLLPPLLLLALFAFRRPRRVLPILALCLLLPVLQPAHAAEQGGWWQRADQRQHQRLGEGVEAYRAGDFATAQKKFEGIDSDQGWYNLGNALARQGKYDEAIAAYDRALKAQPGMQDAVANRAAVDAARKRKSQQGQQGNQQNPSKPQQGKDQPGQQSPPQNGQQNPSQQNQQGQQQGQQGQPQQGQQSNPSQQGRQSPERNPQADGKSPSDRDQQPPQGEDAGRQQQADQAQSQRMAEAMRQQQAREGEQQNAAALAAMTPAQREQQQAVEAWMQRVPDEPGDLLKAKFQLEYERRMREKR from the coding sequence ATGATCAATTGGCAGGATCTGCACTTTCTGCGCCCGGAGTGGTTGTGGGCCTTGTTGCTGGTGCCGGCCGCGCTGGCGGGCAGTTGGTGGCGGCGCCGGCGCAGTGCGCGTTGGCACGATGCGGTGGACCCGCATTTGTTGGCGCAGCTGTTGAGCGATGGTGGAAAGCGCGGTTGGTGGGGCAGCGTTGTACTGGCACTTGGCCTGGTGCTGGCAGTGCTCGCCCTGGCCGGGCCGAGCTGGCGTCAGCTGGAACAACCGCTGTGGGAATCGAAGACGCCGTTGGTGATCGTGATGGACTTGTCCAGCAGCATCCGCGCCACCGATCTACCGCCGTCGCGTCTGCTGCAGGCACGGGCCAAGCTGGCCGCCTTGCTGCGTGAGCGCAAGGGCGGCGAAGTAGCGTTGATCGCTTTCGCCTATGAGCCATTCACCGTGGCACCGCTGACCGATGACGCGGCCAACGTGGCGCTGTTCCTGGATGCCTTGGCGCCGGAAGTGATGCCGGCCGATGGCCAGCGCCCGGACAAGGCATTGCTCTGGGCTGGTGACCTGTTGAAACAGTCCGGCGCGCGCAACGGCGAGATCCTGCTGTTGAGCGATCACGCTGACGCTGCGGCGGTTGCGGAGGCAGGCAAGCTGCGCGTCGCCGGATACCGGGTCTCGGCGATCGGTCTTGGCAGCCTGCAGGGTGCGTCTTACCGCGATCCGCGTGGGGCGATTGAACAGGCACATCTGGATGAAGCCTCGTTGCGCGCGTTGGCTGCGGCCGGCGGAGGTGGCTACCAGCGTATTGCCACCACCTCGGCGGACCTGCAGGCCTTGGGCGTGTTGGAGCCGCAGGCTGGCGCACAGGACCGCGAGCAGCAGGCCAGTGCCGGCAAGCAGTGGCAGGACGAAGGCTATTGGTTGTTGCCGCCGCTGTTGTTGCTTGCGTTGTTCGCGTTCCGGCGCCCGAGGCGGGTGCTGCCGATCCTGGCGCTTTGCCTGTTGTTGCCAGTGCTGCAGCCAGCCCATGCAGCAGAGCAGGGCGGCTGGTGGCAGCGCGCCGACCAGCGCCAGCACCAGCGTCTGGGCGAAGGTGTGGAGGCCTACCGGGCCGGTGATTTCGCCACCGCGCAGAAAAAGTTCGAAGGCATCGACAGCGATCAGGGCTGGTACAACCTTGGTAATGCGCTTGCCCGCCAGGGCAAGTACGACGAAGCCATCGCTGCCTACGATCGCGCATTGAAGGCGCAGCCAGGCATGCAGGACGCGGTTGCCAACCGTGCCGCGGTGGATGCCGCGCGCAAGCGCAAATCGCAGCAGGGCCAGCAAGGCAATCAGCAGAATCCGTCCAAGCCGCAGCAGGGCAAGGACCAGCCCGGGCAGCAGAGTCCGCCACAGAACGGGCAGCAGAATCCTTCGCAGCAGAACCAACAAGGTCAGCAGCAGGGGCAGCAGGGTCAGCCGCAGCAGGGTCAGCAATCGAACCCGTCGCAACAAGGCCGGCAATCCCCTGAGCGCAATCCGCAGGCGGATGGCAAGTCGCCATCTGACAGGGATCAGCAGCCGCCACAGGGCGAAGATGCCGGCAGGCAGCAGCAGGCCGATCAAGCCCAGAGTCAGCGCATGGCTGAGGCCATGCGCCAGCAACAGGCGCGGGAGGGTGAGCAGCAGAACGCGGCTGCGTTGGCCGCGATGACACCTGCGCAACGCGAGCAGCAGCAGGCCGTGGAGGCCTGGATGCAACGCGTGCCGGATGAGCCGGGTGATTTGTTGAAAGCGAAATTCCAGCTCGAGTACGAGCGACGGATGCGGGAAAAACGATGA
- a CDS encoding vWA domain-containing protein has protein sequence MQDMLANWLDLLPSFAWPWAWLALPLPLLMLLWPLREQSGAALRVPYDATLLQDHTPSRAGAVLQTLLLWLAWLCLCAAVARPQQLGEPIEPPRQGRQMMLAVDLSGSMSEPDMQLGGQVVDRLTAAKAVLADFLDRREGDRIGLLVFGQRAYALTPLTADRATVRDQLRDSVVGLAGRETALGDAIALSVKRLREQPQGQRVLIVLTDGVNTAGVLEPLKAAELAKAEGVRVYTIAFGGSGGMSLFGVKLPGADDQVDEATLTKVADETGGRFFRARDTDELVNIYAELDRLEPVKDAGPAVRPRIERYPLPLAVSLLLGMLGLAWRGLRQ, from the coding sequence ATGCAGGACATGCTTGCCAATTGGTTGGACCTGCTGCCGAGCTTCGCCTGGCCGTGGGCATGGCTGGCGCTGCCATTGCCGTTGTTGATGTTGTTGTGGCCGTTGCGCGAACAAAGCGGTGCTGCCTTGCGCGTGCCTTACGACGCGACGCTGCTGCAGGATCACACGCCGTCGCGTGCCGGCGCGGTGCTGCAGACGTTGCTGTTGTGGCTGGCGTGGCTGTGCCTGTGTGCCGCAGTGGCGCGCCCGCAGCAACTGGGTGAACCGATCGAGCCACCACGGCAGGGGCGGCAGATGATGCTGGCGGTGGATCTGTCCGGCAGCATGAGCGAGCCGGACATGCAGCTCGGTGGCCAGGTCGTCGACCGGCTGACCGCTGCCAAAGCCGTGCTGGCGGACTTTCTTGATCGGCGCGAGGGTGACCGCATTGGCCTGCTGGTATTCGGCCAGCGCGCTTACGCCTTGACTCCGCTGACCGCCGATCGCGCCACAGTGCGCGATCAGCTGCGCGACAGCGTGGTCGGGCTGGCCGGCCGTGAGACGGCACTGGGCGATGCGATTGCCTTGTCGGTCAAGCGCCTGCGCGAACAGCCGCAAGGGCAGCGGGTATTGATCGTGCTGACCGACGGCGTGAATACCGCAGGTGTCCTGGAGCCGCTGAAGGCAGCCGAGCTGGCCAAGGCCGAAGGCGTGCGCGTCTACACCATCGCCTTTGGTGGCAGCGGCGGCATGTCCTTGTTTGGGGTAAAGCTGCCGGGTGCCGATGACCAGGTCGATGAAGCCACCTTGACCAAGGTCGCCGACGAAACCGGCGGGCGTTTCTTCCGCGCCCGCGATACCGATGAACTGGTCAATATCTATGCCGAGCTGGATCGACTGGAACCGGTGAAGGATGCAGGCCCTGCGGTGCGACCGCGTATTGAACGCTATCCATTGCCGTTGGCGGTGTCGCTGCTGTTGGGGATGCTGGGACTGGCTTGGCGGGGGCTGCGGCAATGA
- a CDS encoding DUF4381 domain-containing protein — translation MAAQLPLRDVHLPAAPAWWPLAPGWWLLIGAIVLIAVIVSSIYLIRRRRLQRWKMLFDRQVQAAQQGPARLAAASELLRRAARRLDPQTVQLQGDAWLHFLDGPKRKDFSRGEGRLLLDGGFRPQLEADHVDRVCKLARVRFLELMAGQR, via the coding sequence ATGGCCGCACAACTACCGCTGCGTGATGTACATCTGCCGGCGGCACCTGCCTGGTGGCCACTGGCGCCGGGCTGGTGGCTGCTGATTGGCGCGATCGTGCTGATCGCAGTGATCGTGTCCTCGATCTATCTGATCCGTCGACGCCGATTGCAGCGCTGGAAGATGTTGTTCGACCGGCAGGTGCAGGCAGCGCAACAAGGGCCAGCACGATTGGCCGCAGCCTCGGAACTGCTGCGTCGTGCGGCGCGGCGGCTTGATCCGCAGACGGTGCAGTTGCAGGGCGATGCATGGCTGCACTTTCTCGATGGCCCGAAACGCAAGGATTTCAGCCGCGGCGAAGGCCGGCTACTGCTGGATGGTGGTTTCCGCCCGCAGCTCGAAGCTGACCACGTTGATCGTGTCTGCAAGCTGGCCCGTGTGCGTTTCCTGGAATTGATGGCAGGGCAACGTTGA